The following proteins come from a genomic window of Anopheles ziemanni chromosome 3, idAnoZiCoDA_A2_x.2, whole genome shotgun sequence:
- the LOC131288156 gene encoding ras-related protein Rab-23, with the protein MLEEELEIALKVIVVGNGGVGKTSMVQRYCKGIYTKDYKKTIGVDFLERQIEIDGEDIRIMLWDTAGQEEFDAITKAYYRGAQACVLTFSTTDRASFEAIREWKRKVENECSEIPTVLVQNKIDLMEKAVVSFDEADALAHTLGCRLIRTSVKEDVNVATVFRYLATKCHQMMKQQYSQSAPICQPTISAFSPTFQSKAANNTITLTRPLVKRKPLQKRCGIF; encoded by the coding sequence ATGCTGGAGGAGGAACTAGAGATAGCACTGAAGGTGATTGTGGTCGGCAATGGGGGCGTTGGCAAGACGTCGATGGTGCAGCGATACTGCAAGGGTATCTACACGAAGGACTACAAGAAGACGATCGGTGTGGACTTCCTCGAGCGGCAGATCGAAATCGACGGCGAGGACATCCGGATCATGCTGTGGGACACGGCCGGCCAGGAGGAGTTCGACGCCATCACCAAGGCGTACTACCGGGGCGCGCAGGCGTGCGTGCTCACGTTCAGCACCACCGATCGGGCCTCGTTCGAGGCGATCCGCGAGTGGAAGCGGAAGGTGGAGAACGAGTGCAGCGAAATACCGACCGTGCTAGTCCAGAACAAGATCGACCTGATGGAAAAGGCCGTGGTGTCGTTCGACGAGGCGGATGCGCTGGCGCACACGCTCGGCTGCCGGCTCATTCGGACCTCCGTGAAGGAGGACGTCAACGTGGCGACCGTGTTTCGCTACCTGGCTACCAAGTGCCACCAGATGATGAAGCAGCAGTACAGCCAGTCGGCCCCGATCTGCCAGCCGACGATCAGTGCCTTTAGTCCGACGTTTCAGTCGAAAGCCGCCAACAACACCATCACCCTGACGAGGCCATTGGTGAAGCGCAAGCCGCTGCAGAAGCGATGCGGCATCTTCTAG